The Mytilus galloprovincialis chromosome 7, xbMytGall1.hap1.1, whole genome shotgun sequence genome has a window encoding:
- the LOC143083789 gene encoding cytochrome c oxidase assembly protein COX18, mitochondrial-like isoform X3 yields the protein MRMVFLKRSSQSIDHILNVQRIKWTQVGCRNMSAVLPCIAYQQKGFSFIQKNYQLNRCKYCYVNKFRYLSVFNEPRHLDGHNNPKFSKNLLNRNIFPGLAISNTRSFSQASWAYYTSTEFAPVRVASDYIISVHHYTGLPWWATIILSTILLRTCLTLPLFIVSQRNMARYAAVNQEMGEVAKTLRGEVFHYSRKHNLTQNESKMLLARNVRKQLKKKIEEHNCHPARGTLVVAVQFPAWIFMSYGIRNLCGFTISRRDDPTSIYEGFTSGGGILWLTDLTIPDPFFILPVMIGISNLLLTEMHLLSLQSKLEAEPLPMKLMKFFFRFVSIYLMYISSMLPSGLCVYWCTSSLYGVVQYMVIQQPKVRRALRIPKVNNESEKPMTDIIRMAKKKYLRIKD from the exons ATGAGAATGGTATTTCTTAAAAGGTCTTCACAGTCAATTGATCATATTCTAAATGTGCAAAGAATTAAATGGACACAAGTTGGCTGCAGAAATATGTCAGCTGTTTTACCTTGCATTGCTTACCAACAGAAAGGCTTTTCATTCATCCAAAAAAATTACCAGCTAAATAGATGCAAATATTGTTATGTCAATAAGTTTAGATATCTTTCAGTTTTTAATGAACCAAGGCATTTAGATGGTCATAATAATCCTAAATTCAGCAAAAATCTGCTGAATAGGAATATTTTTCCAGGTTTAGCAATTTCTAATACACGAAGCTTTTCTCAAGCAAGTTGGGCTTATTACACATCAACTGAATTTGCCCCAGTTCGTGTAGCTTCTGACTATATAATATCAGTTCATCACTATACTGGCCTGCCCTGGTGGGCAACCATTATACTAAGTACAATTCTTTTGCGAACATGTTTAACGCTGCCCCTGTTTATAGTATCACAGAGAAACATGGCTCGATATGCTGCTGTCAACCAAGAAATGGGAGAAGTAGCCAAGACCTTGAGAGGAGAAGTATTTCATTATAGCAGGAAGCATAACTTGACACAGAATGAATCCAAGATGTTATTGGCTAGAAat GTGAGAAAACAGCTGAAAAAGAAGATAGAAGAACATAACTGTCATCCAGCCAGAGGAACTCTTGTTGTAGCAGTGCAGTTTCCTGCCTGGATTTTTATGTCATATGGAATCAGAAACCTATGTGGTTTTACCATTAGTAGGAGAG ATGACCCAACAAGTATCTACGAGGGTTTTACCAGTGGAGGTGGTATTCTGTGGTTGACAGACTTAACAATTCCAGATCCATTCTTCATACTTCCTGTCATGATTGGCATTAGTAATCTTTTACTAACTGAG ATGCATTTGCTATCACTACAAAGTAAACTAGAAGCAGAGCCATTGCCTATGAAATTGATGAAGTTTTTCTTCCGTTTTGTCAGTATATAtttgatgtacatttcatcaatGTTACCAAGT GGTTTGTGTGTGTATTGGTGTACATCAAGTTTGTATGGTGTTGTACAGTATATGGTTATTCAGCAGCCAAAGGTCCGAAGAGCTCTGAGAATACCAAAAGTTAATAACGAAAGTGAAAAACCTATGACTGATATTATAAGAATGGCCAAGAAAAAATATTTACGAATAAAGGATTGA
- the LOC143083789 gene encoding cytochrome c oxidase assembly protein COX18, mitochondrial-like isoform X2: MLPSKQTKMRMVFLKRSSQSIDHILNVQRIKWTQVGCRNMSAVLPCIAYQQKGFSFIQKNYQLNRCKYCYVNKFRYLSVFNEPRHLDGHNNPKFSKNLLNRNIFPGLAISNTRSFSQASWAYYTSTEFAPVRVASDYIISVHHYTGLPWWATIILSTILLRTCLTLPLFIVSQRNMARYAAVNQEMGEVAKTLRGEVFHYSRKHNLTQNESKMLLARNVRKQLKKKIEEHNCHPARGTLVVAVQFPAWIFMSYGIRNLCGFTISRRDDPTSIYEGFTSGGGILWLTDLTIPDPFFILPVMIGISNLLLTEMHLLSLQSKLEAEPLPMKLMKFFFRFVSIYLMYISSMLPSGLCVYWCTSSLYGVVQYMVIQQPKVRRALRIPKVNNESEKPMTDIIRMAKKKYLRIKD, from the exons ATGAGAATGGTATTTCTTAAAAGGTCTTCACAGTCAATTGATCATATTCTAAATGTGCAAAGAATTAAATGGACACAAGTTGGCTGCAGAAATATGTCAGCTGTTTTACCTTGCATTGCTTACCAACAGAAAGGCTTTTCATTCATCCAAAAAAATTACCAGCTAAATAGATGCAAATATTGTTATGTCAATAAGTTTAGATATCTTTCAGTTTTTAATGAACCAAGGCATTTAGATGGTCATAATAATCCTAAATTCAGCAAAAATCTGCTGAATAGGAATATTTTTCCAGGTTTAGCAATTTCTAATACACGAAGCTTTTCTCAAGCAAGTTGGGCTTATTACACATCAACTGAATTTGCCCCAGTTCGTGTAGCTTCTGACTATATAATATCAGTTCATCACTATACTGGCCTGCCCTGGTGGGCAACCATTATACTAAGTACAATTCTTTTGCGAACATGTTTAACGCTGCCCCTGTTTATAGTATCACAGAGAAACATGGCTCGATATGCTGCTGTCAACCAAGAAATGGGAGAAGTAGCCAAGACCTTGAGAGGAGAAGTATTTCATTATAGCAGGAAGCATAACTTGACACAGAATGAATCCAAGATGTTATTGGCTAGAAat GTGAGAAAACAGCTGAAAAAGAAGATAGAAGAACATAACTGTCATCCAGCCAGAGGAACTCTTGTTGTAGCAGTGCAGTTTCCTGCCTGGATTTTTATGTCATATGGAATCAGAAACCTATGTGGTTTTACCATTAGTAGGAGAG ATGACCCAACAAGTATCTACGAGGGTTTTACCAGTGGAGGTGGTATTCTGTGGTTGACAGACTTAACAATTCCAGATCCATTCTTCATACTTCCTGTCATGATTGGCATTAGTAATCTTTTACTAACTGAG ATGCATTTGCTATCACTACAAAGTAAACTAGAAGCAGAGCCATTGCCTATGAAATTGATGAAGTTTTTCTTCCGTTTTGTCAGTATATAtttgatgtacatttcatcaatGTTACCAAGT GGTTTGTGTGTGTATTGGTGTACATCAAGTTTGTATGGTGTTGTACAGTATATGGTTATTCAGCAGCCAAAGGTCCGAAGAGCTCTGAGAATACCAAAAGTTAATAACGAAAGTGAAAAACCTATGACTGATATTATAAGAATGGCCAAGAAAAAATATTTACGAATAAAGGATTGA
- the LOC143083789 gene encoding cytochrome c oxidase assembly protein COX18, mitochondrial-like isoform X1, translated as MTYKTIQTIKLTTKFMYKMRMVFLKRSSQSIDHILNVQRIKWTQVGCRNMSAVLPCIAYQQKGFSFIQKNYQLNRCKYCYVNKFRYLSVFNEPRHLDGHNNPKFSKNLLNRNIFPGLAISNTRSFSQASWAYYTSTEFAPVRVASDYIISVHHYTGLPWWATIILSTILLRTCLTLPLFIVSQRNMARYAAVNQEMGEVAKTLRGEVFHYSRKHNLTQNESKMLLARNVRKQLKKKIEEHNCHPARGTLVVAVQFPAWIFMSYGIRNLCGFTISRRDDPTSIYEGFTSGGGILWLTDLTIPDPFFILPVMIGISNLLLTEMHLLSLQSKLEAEPLPMKLMKFFFRFVSIYLMYISSMLPSGLCVYWCTSSLYGVVQYMVIQQPKVRRALRIPKVNNESEKPMTDIIRMAKKKYLRIKD; from the exons ATGAGAATGGTATTTCTTAAAAGGTCTTCACAGTCAATTGATCATATTCTAAATGTGCAAAGAATTAAATGGACACAAGTTGGCTGCAGAAATATGTCAGCTGTTTTACCTTGCATTGCTTACCAACAGAAAGGCTTTTCATTCATCCAAAAAAATTACCAGCTAAATAGATGCAAATATTGTTATGTCAATAAGTTTAGATATCTTTCAGTTTTTAATGAACCAAGGCATTTAGATGGTCATAATAATCCTAAATTCAGCAAAAATCTGCTGAATAGGAATATTTTTCCAGGTTTAGCAATTTCTAATACACGAAGCTTTTCTCAAGCAAGTTGGGCTTATTACACATCAACTGAATTTGCCCCAGTTCGTGTAGCTTCTGACTATATAATATCAGTTCATCACTATACTGGCCTGCCCTGGTGGGCAACCATTATACTAAGTACAATTCTTTTGCGAACATGTTTAACGCTGCCCCTGTTTATAGTATCACAGAGAAACATGGCTCGATATGCTGCTGTCAACCAAGAAATGGGAGAAGTAGCCAAGACCTTGAGAGGAGAAGTATTTCATTATAGCAGGAAGCATAACTTGACACAGAATGAATCCAAGATGTTATTGGCTAGAAat GTGAGAAAACAGCTGAAAAAGAAGATAGAAGAACATAACTGTCATCCAGCCAGAGGAACTCTTGTTGTAGCAGTGCAGTTTCCTGCCTGGATTTTTATGTCATATGGAATCAGAAACCTATGTGGTTTTACCATTAGTAGGAGAG ATGACCCAACAAGTATCTACGAGGGTTTTACCAGTGGAGGTGGTATTCTGTGGTTGACAGACTTAACAATTCCAGATCCATTCTTCATACTTCCTGTCATGATTGGCATTAGTAATCTTTTACTAACTGAG ATGCATTTGCTATCACTACAAAGTAAACTAGAAGCAGAGCCATTGCCTATGAAATTGATGAAGTTTTTCTTCCGTTTTGTCAGTATATAtttgatgtacatttcatcaatGTTACCAAGT GGTTTGTGTGTGTATTGGTGTACATCAAGTTTGTATGGTGTTGTACAGTATATGGTTATTCAGCAGCCAAAGGTCCGAAGAGCTCTGAGAATACCAAAAGTTAATAACGAAAGTGAAAAACCTATGACTGATATTATAAGAATGGCCAAGAAAAAATATTTACGAATAAAGGATTGA